A single region of the Candidatus Zixiibacteriota bacterium genome encodes:
- a CDS encoding metal ABC transporter ATP-binding protein: protein MTDLPSPAIRFQNLSVSFDGIKVLENITAEIPAGSVTALIGPNGAGKTTALKVILNKVPYSGKVQFLTAEGQSVTPRFGYVPQVLDFDRGIPMTVIDFLVMPHQKKPLWLGRRRALVEKAEENLSLVEAAHLAPRPLGKLSGGELQRVLLASALSGNPNLLLLDEPVSGIDIAGERLFCDLLESIHHRRHFTMVIVSHDLSVVTNHADHVICLNKSVICHGETARILTPENLQAVFGHHIEVVRYPHPEKHKHD from the coding sequence ATGACAGACTTACCGTCACCGGCAATTCGGTTTCAGAATCTTTCGGTCTCCTTTGATGGCATCAAGGTGCTGGAGAATATCACCGCCGAAATTCCGGCCGGTTCCGTGACCGCTCTGATTGGGCCTAACGGCGCCGGCAAAACCACCGCCCTCAAAGTCATTCTTAACAAGGTTCCCTATAGCGGCAAGGTGCAGTTTCTTACTGCGGAGGGTCAGAGTGTTACCCCTCGCTTTGGATATGTGCCGCAGGTGCTCGATTTTGACCGCGGCATCCCGATGACCGTCATCGACTTTCTGGTCATGCCCCACCAGAAAAAGCCGCTTTGGCTGGGGCGGCGCCGCGCGCTCGTCGAAAAAGCGGAAGAAAATCTGAGTCTGGTCGAGGCGGCGCATCTGGCGCCACGCCCCCTCGGCAAACTCTCCGGCGGTGAACTGCAGAGAGTTCTTTTGGCATCGGCTCTCTCCGGAAACCCCAATCTGCTTCTTCTTGATGAGCCGGTTTCCGGCATCGATATCGCCGGCGAAAGACTCTTTTGTGACCTCCTCGAATCGATTCATCATCGCCGCCACTTCACTATGGTTATCGTGAGTCACGACCTCTCGGTCGTCACCAATCATGCCGACCATGTTATCTGTCTCAATAAATCGGTTATCTGTCATGGTGAAACCGCCAGGATTCTCACCCCGGAAAATCTACAGGCGGTTTTCGGCCATCATATTGAAGTCGTCCGGTACCCCCACCCGGAGAAGCATAAGCATGATTAG
- a CDS encoding metal ABC transporter permease: protein MNLYDFLYQAVGTLLPFEWAQSTFIIRAFIGLTLLTLLCGAIGIMVVNFRMAFFSDTISHSAFTGIALGLLFGLNPWVTLVIFGVIIGLGIIKVKRHTELSTDTVIGVFFSTVIALGIAIISARRGLSRDLQSYLFGDILTITETELTAMILLFLLAVVFIWRTYNKLLMIGLHQDWAFSKGVNTTLYEYSFAALLAIVVTFSIRAVGLLLVTAMLILPAASARNIARNSGTLFWWSGALAFVSSLLGLIASLAWNIATGAAVILVASAIFFGTSLYNLVRYRR, encoded by the coding sequence ATGAACCTGTACGACTTTTTATATCAAGCGGTCGGGACGTTGCTCCCTTTTGAATGGGCGCAATCGACCTTCATAATTCGCGCCTTCATCGGGCTGACGCTGTTGACTCTTCTCTGCGGGGCTATCGGCATAATGGTTGTAAACTTCCGGATGGCTTTCTTCTCCGATACCATCAGTCATTCCGCCTTTACCGGCATTGCTTTGGGGCTACTCTTCGGCTTGAACCCCTGGGTGACGCTGGTAATCTTCGGGGTCATCATAGGCCTGGGGATAATCAAAGTCAAAAGGCATACCGAACTTTCGACCGACACCGTGATCGGCGTCTTCTTCTCAACCGTCATTGCCCTCGGGATTGCGATTATCTCCGCCCGTCGCGGGCTCAGCCGCGACCTGCAGAGTTATCTTTTCGGCGACATTCTCACTATCACGGAGACCGAACTGACCGCCATGATTCTTCTTTTCCTCCTCGCCGTGGTCTTCATCTGGCGCACTTACAACAAGTTGCTCATGATCGGTCTGCATCAGGACTGGGCTTTTTCCAAAGGTGTCAATACCACTTTATATGAATATTCCTTTGCCGCGCTTCTGGCGATAGTGGTAACTTTCAGTATTCGCGCCGTCGGCTTGCTTCTGGTCACGGCCATGCTGATTCTTCCTGCCGCCTCGGCGCGTAACATTGCCCGCAACTCCGGAACGCTCTTCTGGTGGTCCGGGGCACTCGCTTTTGTCTCCTCTCTGCTGGGGTTAATCGCTTCACTGGCTTGGAATATCGCTACCGGGGCGGCGGTCATCCTGGTCGCCTCCGCCATTTTCTTTGGCACCAGTCTTTACAACCTGGTTCGCTACCGTCGCTAA
- a CDS encoding zinc ABC transporter substrate-binding protein, translated as MPKKDIRLIYILSLLLLVTVAAPSRLKAGDKEKKTKILTTFFPVYLFTLNLTYNIPDLQVDILLPGDYGCPHDFSLAPEDIKKAHLADLVIINGLGLDDFVEDILAGKDEIALIDAASGIAPLPSRATHAAHNHEGNDSRWNPHLFASPLQAQAMISRIAASLTQYLPQYADRINANAADYKERLDSVVTQYRSRLTNLSNPKVAAVHEIYDYLARDFGFQIVDIIEKEPGQEPSARETIALSGELRRNKIAAIFAEPQYSERMARTLASELKVPAYVIDPVATGPSNPPRDYYETVMLENLENLVKAMK; from the coding sequence ATGCCCAAGAAAGATATTAGACTGATATATATATTATCGCTTCTTCTACTGGTCACGGTGGCGGCGCCTTCGCGCCTGAAGGCCGGCGATAAGGAAAAGAAAACCAAAATCCTGACCACCTTTTTCCCTGTCTATCTGTTCACTCTCAATCTGACCTATAATATACCTGACCTGCAGGTCGATATTCTTCTCCCCGGCGATTACGGCTGCCCGCACGACTTTTCTCTTGCCCCAGAAGATATCAAGAAAGCGCATTTAGCCGACCTGGTTATTATCAACGGTCTGGGACTGGACGACTTTGTTGAGGATATTCTTGCCGGGAAAGATGAGATTGCGCTCATTGATGCCGCTTCCGGTATCGCGCCGCTTCCTTCCCGGGCAACTCATGCCGCTCATAATCACGAAGGTAATGACAGCCGTTGGAATCCCCATCTTTTCGCCTCCCCTCTGCAGGCGCAAGCGATGATTTCCCGGATAGCGGCCTCGCTGACGCAGTATCTTCCCCAATATGCCGACAGGATAAACGCCAACGCCGCCGACTACAAGGAACGGCTCGATTCTGTTGTGACTCAGTATCGGTCGCGGTTGACCAATCTCTCTAATCCAAAAGTCGCCGCGGTTCATGAAATCTATGATTATCTGGCGCGCGATTTTGGATTCCAGATAGTTGATATTATAGAAAAGGAGCCGGGTCAGGAACCGTCCGCCAGGGAAACTATTGCCCTCTCCGGAGAATTGCGCCGGAATAAGATTGCCGCCATTTTCGCCGAGCCGCAGTATTCGGAACGGATGGCGCGAACTCTGGCGTCGGAACTGAAAGTTCCGGCATATGTCATCGACCCGGTTGCCACAGGACCTTCCAATCCACCTCGCGATTATTATGAGACCGTTATGCTTGAAAATCTTGAAAACCTGGTTAAGGCAATGAAATGA